The following coding sequences lie in one Kamptonema formosum PCC 6407 genomic window:
- a CDS encoding DUF6883 domain-containing protein: protein MPGKPTVHGLRFKVRIRITGLNSQEGTLVTSWQIDVGKDIPRLITNWLEVDR, encoded by the coding sequence ATTCCTGGCAAACCGACAGTTCACGGGTTAAGATTTAAGGTACGAATTAGAATTACAGGACTAAATAGCCAAGAAGGAACGCTTGTCACCAGTTGGCAAATAGATGTAGGAAAAGATATACCTAGACTAATTACAAACTGGTTAGAAGTAGATAGATAA
- a CDS encoding DUF433 domain-containing protein, which translates to MQLEDYFNFLRPDDIRVKGTRIGIETILYDFIHRARTPEQILQSYPSLTLEQIYATITYYLHNKEAISAYLADWLEWSHQQWKAQELNPPPGIIRLRKLKAELESQQKAHESQILA; encoded by the coding sequence ATGCAACTAGAAGACTACTTCAATTTTTTACGCCCCGACGACATTCGGGTAAAAGGGACGCGGATTGGCATTGAAACCATCCTTTATGATTTTATCCATCGCGCCCGCACTCCCGAGCAAATTCTCCAATCTTATCCCTCTTTAACTTTGGAACAAATTTATGCAACTATCACTTATTATTTACATAACAAAGAAGCGATTAGCGCCTATCTAGCTGATTGGTTAGAATGGAGTCACCAACAATGGAAAGCTCAAGAACTAAATCCCCCACCAGGAATTATTCGACTAAGAAAGCTTAAAGCTGAATTAGAATCTCAACAGAAAGCGCATGAGTCTCAAATACTTGCTTGA